The following coding sequences are from one Eleginops maclovinus isolate JMC-PN-2008 ecotype Puerto Natales chromosome 13, JC_Emac_rtc_rv5, whole genome shotgun sequence window:
- the LOC134875535 gene encoding epsin-1-like isoform X1, protein MTSSMLRRQLKNLVQNYSEAEVKVREATSNDPWGPSSTQMADLSDLTYNVVACNEIMTMLWKRLKDDKNWRHIHKSLTLLEYLLKTGDDRVLLKMKDNIYIVKALTEYRFIEKDGKDQGGNVREKAKVVLVLMEDDDKLREERDFAVKTREKTSKGAAASSVDVVKDPNYKPCYVAGSAGLPSLDNIPSVADLTASFAARKEERLKQEAEKKDMDRRAKMSEDELKWEDAGKGNGVKGATWGGEKSEEKEEEEKEEEVEPDPWGATKEPKKATDPWGAPAKTDEDPFSAPKADEDSFDAPKNGEDPFVAPKDEPDPFSAKKDDPFSAPKHSSDPFNANKDKEDPFTAPKDTPKGDPFNSAKADPFNAPTNDPFNALKDDPFTAPKDDPFNTPKDDPFNTPKDDPFTAPKDDPFTAPKDDAFTAPKGDPFNTPKDDPFNALKDDPFSAPKDDPFTAPASTPPKEDPFSALASSKGDPFTASATSTKEDPFSAPSKPTKEDPFASPTTPPKEDPFTAPSKPTREDPFASPTTPPKEDPFTAPSKPTKEDPFASPTTPPKEDPFTAPSKPTKEDPFASPTTPSKEDAFSAPSKLTKDDPFSAPTTPPKEDSFRVPSTPPKDAASDPFNDPPLSSPKESTDAWGGPASSSPSSKADPWGAPSAPKETKVGDPWDDGTSASSPIENSFAFGDAPKLDDDPWGAPAAASVSTDDAWGSPAPPMESSPSGDPFGDGASKKSDPWGAPSNGTGKRTALEENTHRKTASFLGSAGASLVDLDDLFSSNLKSKQSPFVNTLVTQTQVIGAFKARGMTSSPVVKSGAGLSLPETSTPYCSPFGSSLAQSLVAPTPNFGAANPARETPLFRPPSHTMGVSHPGLNMLQTAQVAPPFSGTGMVQSTSLGGSPHMGLNMNPLFGGVVQSGSLGNPLADPLLETGMGQSSVFGGNFQTGNVKMGGSTQGGGGTFQPQLLSGSGSGETVHQNNNPFLF, encoded by the exons ATGACGTCCTCTATGCTTCGCCGACAGCTGAAGAACCTGGTCCAGAACTACTCTGAGGCTGAGGTCAAG GTGAGAGAGGCGACGTCTAATGACCCATGGGGCCCATCCAGCACTCAAATGGCTGACCTCTCTGATCTGACATACAATGTGGTAGCCTGCAACGAGATCATGACGATGCTCTGGAAGCGTCTGAAAGACGACAAGAACTGGAGACACATCCACAAG TCCCTGACGCTGCTGGAGTACCTGTTGAAGACCGGTGACGATCGTGTGCTcctgaaaatgaaagacaacaTCTACATCGTCAAAGCCCTCACCGAGTATCGCTTTATAGAAAAGGATGGCAAAGATCAG GGAGGTAATGTGAGAGAGAAGGCCAAAGTCGTCCTTGTTCTTATGGAGGATGATGATAAACTAAGGGAGGAGAGAGACTTTGCCGTCAAGACCAGGGAGAAGACGTCAAAGGGTGCTGCTG CCTCATCTGTGGACGTAGTCAAAGATCCCAACTACAAGCCATGCTACGTTGCCGGTTCCGCGGGGCTTCCATCCTTAGACAACATACCCTCAGTGGCCGACTTGACTGCTTCCTTCGCTGCCCGCAAAGAGGAACGTCTTAAACAGGAAGCTGAGAAGAAAGACATGGACAGGAGG GCCAAGATGAGTGAAGACGAGCTGAAATGGGAGGATGCCGGCAAAGGCAATGGTGTTAAAGGAGCTACTTGGGGAGGAGAGAAatcagaggagaaagaggaggaggagaaggaagaggaggtaGAACCAGACCCATGGGGAGCCACCAAAGAACCTAAAAAGGCCACAGATCCATGGGGGGCTCCAGCTAAAACTGATGAAGATCCGTTTTCAGCACCAAAAGCCGATGAAGATTCATTTGATGCGCCAAAGAATGGAGAAGATCCTTTTGTAGCTCCAAAGGATGAACCAGATCCATTTAGTGCAAAGAAAGATGACCCGTTCAGCGCACCAAAACATAGTTCAGACCCCTTCAATGCCAACAAAGATAAGGAAGATCCATTTACTGCTCCAAAAGATACCCCAAAAGGGGATCCCTTCAACAGCGCAAAGGCTGACCCATTTAACGCTCCAACAAATGATCCGTTTAACGCTCTGAAGGATGATCCGTTTACTGCCCCAAAAGATGATCCATTCAATACTCCAAAAGATGATCCATTCAATACTCCAAAAGATGATCCATTTACTGCCCCAAAAGATGATCCATTTACTGCCCCAAAAGATGATGCATTTACTGCCCCAAAAGGTGATCCATTCAATACTCCGAAAGATGATCCATTTAATGCTCTAAAGGACGATCCTTTCAGTGCTCCAAAAGATGATCCCTTCACTGCACCAGCATCAACACCCCCTAAAGAAGACCCATTTTCTGCCCTAGCATCATCTAAAGGTGATCCATTTACTGCTTCCGCAACATCAACTAAAGAAGATCCTTTCTCTGCACCATCCAAACCAACAAAAGAGGATCCCTTTGCTTCTCCAACAACACCTCCCAAAGAGGATCCTTTCACTGCACCATCCAAACCTACAAGAGAGGATCCCTTTGCTTCTCCGACCACACCTCCCAAAGAGGATCCTTTCACTGCACCATCCAAACCAACAAAAGAGGATCCCTTTGCTTCTCCAACAACACCTCCCAAAGAGGATCCTTTCACTGCGCCATCCAAACCTACAAAAGAGGATCCCTTTGCTTCTCCGACCACACCGTCCAAAGAGGATGCTTTCTCGGCACCTTCCAAACTTACAAAAGACGACCCTTTCAGTGCACCAACAACACCCCCTAAAGAGGACTCATTCAGAGTGCCATCCACTCCACCAAAAGATGCTGCCTCAGATCCCTTCAATGACCCTCCGTTGAGCTCGCCCAAAGAGAGTACAGATGCCTGGGGAGGCCCTGCTAGCTCCTCACCCTCCAGCAAGGCAGATCCATGGGGGGCGCCATCGGCTCCAAAGGAAACAAAAGTCGGAGATCCCTGGGATGATGGAACAAGCGCATCCTCACCCATTGAGAATTCCTTTGCATTTGGAGATGCACCCAAACTGGACGATGACCCTTGGGGAGCCCCAG CTGCAGCTTCAGTAAGCACAGATGATGCGTGGGGTTCACCCGCTCCCCCAATGGAGTCCTCCCCATCTGGTGACCCCTTTGGGGACGGAGCATCTAAAAAAAGCGATCCTTGGGGTGCACCAAGCAACGGGACAG GAAAGCGAACAGCGCTGGAGGAGAACACGCATAGAAAGACTGCTTCGTTTCTGGGCTCTGCGGGGGCGTCGCTAGTCGACTTGGACGATCTGTTTTCTTCTAACCTTAAATCCAAACAGAGCCCCTTCGTCAACACGCTGGTCACCCAAACACAAGTCATCG GCGCTTTCAAAGCCAGGGGCATGACATCTAGCCCTGTGGTCAAATCAGGGGCAGGACTGTCCCTTCCTGAAACATCAACCCCATACTGCAGTCCCTTTGGTTCCTCCCTTGCCCAGTCCCTTGTTGCACCTACTCCAAATTTTGGAGCTGCTAATCCTGCCAGGGAAACTCCCTTATTTAGGCCACCATCACATACCATGGGGGTGTCTCATCCTGGCTTAAATATGCTTCAAACAGCTCAGGTGGCTCCTCCGTTTTCAGGAACTGGAATGGTACAATCCACTTCTTTGGGAGGGAGTCCACACATGGGGCTTAACATGAACCCCCTCTTTGGAGGAGTGGTGCAGTCTGGGTCTCTGGGGAATCCATTGGCAGACCCCCTCTTGGAAACAGGAATGGGTCAGTCCAGTGTCTTTGGAGGGAATTTCCAAACAGGAAATGTTAAAATGGGAGGATCCActcaagggggggggggcaccttTCAGCCACAGTTGCTCTCAGGCAGTGGGTCGGGTGAGACAGTGCACCAAAACAACAATCCATTCCTGTTCTGA
- the LOC134875535 gene encoding epsin-1-like isoform X2, protein MTSSMLRRQLKNLVQNYSEAEVKVREATSNDPWGPSSTQMADLSDLTYNVVACNEIMTMLWKRLKDDKNWRHIHKSLTLLEYLLKTGDDRVLLKMKDNIYIVKALTEYRFIEKDGKDQGGNVREKAKVVLVLMEDDDKLREERDFAVKTREKTSKGAAASSVDVVKDPNYKPCYVAGSAGLPSLDNIPSVADLTASFAARKEERLKQEAEKKDMDRRAKMSEDELKWEDAGKGNGVKGATWGGEKSEEKEEEEKEEEVEPDPWGATKEPKKATDPWGAPAKTDEDPFSAPKADEDSFDAPKNGEDPFVAPKDEPDPFSAKKDDPFSAPKHSSDPFNANKDKEDPFTAPKDTPKGDPFNSAKADPFNAPTNDPFNALKDDPFTAPKDDPFNTPKDDPFNTPKDDPFTAPKDDPFTAPKDDAFTAPKGDPFNTPKDDPFNALKDDPFSAPKDDPFTAPASTPPKEDPFSALASSKGDPFTASATSTKEDPFSAPSKPTKEDPFASPTTPPKEDPFTAPSKPTREDPFASPTTPPKEDPFTAPSKPTKEDPFASPTTPPKEDPFTAPSKPTKEDPFASPTTPSKEDAFSAPSKLTKDDPFSAPTTPPKEDSFRVPSTPPKDAASDPFNDPPLSSPKESTDAWGGPASSSPSSKADPWGAPSAPKETKVGDPWDDGTSASSPIENSFAFGDAPKLDDDPWGAPAAASVSTDDAWGSPAPPMESSPSGDPFGDGASKKSDPWGAPSNGTENTF, encoded by the exons ATGACGTCCTCTATGCTTCGCCGACAGCTGAAGAACCTGGTCCAGAACTACTCTGAGGCTGAGGTCAAG GTGAGAGAGGCGACGTCTAATGACCCATGGGGCCCATCCAGCACTCAAATGGCTGACCTCTCTGATCTGACATACAATGTGGTAGCCTGCAACGAGATCATGACGATGCTCTGGAAGCGTCTGAAAGACGACAAGAACTGGAGACACATCCACAAG TCCCTGACGCTGCTGGAGTACCTGTTGAAGACCGGTGACGATCGTGTGCTcctgaaaatgaaagacaacaTCTACATCGTCAAAGCCCTCACCGAGTATCGCTTTATAGAAAAGGATGGCAAAGATCAG GGAGGTAATGTGAGAGAGAAGGCCAAAGTCGTCCTTGTTCTTATGGAGGATGATGATAAACTAAGGGAGGAGAGAGACTTTGCCGTCAAGACCAGGGAGAAGACGTCAAAGGGTGCTGCTG CCTCATCTGTGGACGTAGTCAAAGATCCCAACTACAAGCCATGCTACGTTGCCGGTTCCGCGGGGCTTCCATCCTTAGACAACATACCCTCAGTGGCCGACTTGACTGCTTCCTTCGCTGCCCGCAAAGAGGAACGTCTTAAACAGGAAGCTGAGAAGAAAGACATGGACAGGAGG GCCAAGATGAGTGAAGACGAGCTGAAATGGGAGGATGCCGGCAAAGGCAATGGTGTTAAAGGAGCTACTTGGGGAGGAGAGAAatcagaggagaaagaggaggaggagaaggaagaggaggtaGAACCAGACCCATGGGGAGCCACCAAAGAACCTAAAAAGGCCACAGATCCATGGGGGGCTCCAGCTAAAACTGATGAAGATCCGTTTTCAGCACCAAAAGCCGATGAAGATTCATTTGATGCGCCAAAGAATGGAGAAGATCCTTTTGTAGCTCCAAAGGATGAACCAGATCCATTTAGTGCAAAGAAAGATGACCCGTTCAGCGCACCAAAACATAGTTCAGACCCCTTCAATGCCAACAAAGATAAGGAAGATCCATTTACTGCTCCAAAAGATACCCCAAAAGGGGATCCCTTCAACAGCGCAAAGGCTGACCCATTTAACGCTCCAACAAATGATCCGTTTAACGCTCTGAAGGATGATCCGTTTACTGCCCCAAAAGATGATCCATTCAATACTCCAAAAGATGATCCATTCAATACTCCAAAAGATGATCCATTTACTGCCCCAAAAGATGATCCATTTACTGCCCCAAAAGATGATGCATTTACTGCCCCAAAAGGTGATCCATTCAATACTCCGAAAGATGATCCATTTAATGCTCTAAAGGACGATCCTTTCAGTGCTCCAAAAGATGATCCCTTCACTGCACCAGCATCAACACCCCCTAAAGAAGACCCATTTTCTGCCCTAGCATCATCTAAAGGTGATCCATTTACTGCTTCCGCAACATCAACTAAAGAAGATCCTTTCTCTGCACCATCCAAACCAACAAAAGAGGATCCCTTTGCTTCTCCAACAACACCTCCCAAAGAGGATCCTTTCACTGCACCATCCAAACCTACAAGAGAGGATCCCTTTGCTTCTCCGACCACACCTCCCAAAGAGGATCCTTTCACTGCACCATCCAAACCAACAAAAGAGGATCCCTTTGCTTCTCCAACAACACCTCCCAAAGAGGATCCTTTCACTGCGCCATCCAAACCTACAAAAGAGGATCCCTTTGCTTCTCCGACCACACCGTCCAAAGAGGATGCTTTCTCGGCACCTTCCAAACTTACAAAAGACGACCCTTTCAGTGCACCAACAACACCCCCTAAAGAGGACTCATTCAGAGTGCCATCCACTCCACCAAAAGATGCTGCCTCAGATCCCTTCAATGACCCTCCGTTGAGCTCGCCCAAAGAGAGTACAGATGCCTGGGGAGGCCCTGCTAGCTCCTCACCCTCCAGCAAGGCAGATCCATGGGGGGCGCCATCGGCTCCAAAGGAAACAAAAGTCGGAGATCCCTGGGATGATGGAACAAGCGCATCCTCACCCATTGAGAATTCCTTTGCATTTGGAGATGCACCCAAACTGGACGATGACCCTTGGGGAGCCCCAG CTGCAGCTTCAGTAAGCACAGATGATGCGTGGGGTTCACCCGCTCCCCCAATGGAGTCCTCCCCATCTGGTGACCCCTTTGGGGACGGAGCATCTAAAAAAAGCGATCCTTGGGGTGCACCAAGCAACGGGACAG AAAACACCTTTTAG